One Kineococcus aurantiacus genomic window carries:
- a CDS encoding histidine phosphatase family protein, whose translation MSARTTVHLVRHGEVWNPERVLYGRLPGFRLSERGQAMAERLGEFFADHDVASVTASPLQRAQETATPVARTHGLDLGTDARLIEAGNSFEGHRVTDGSGSIRDPRVWPRLWNPFQPSWGEPYEQQVARMTAVVRDVRDAFPGRESVLVSHQLPVWVTRLRAEHRPLVHDPRKRQCALASVTSLEFSGRTLVSVAYTEPAADLLVGADPVPGA comes from the coding sequence GTGAGCGCCCGCACGACGGTCCACCTCGTCCGGCACGGCGAGGTCTGGAACCCCGAGCGCGTCCTGTACGGGCGCCTGCCCGGGTTCCGGCTGTCCGAGCGCGGCCAGGCGATGGCCGAGCGGCTCGGGGAGTTCTTCGCCGACCACGACGTCGCCTCGGTGACGGCCTCACCGCTGCAGCGCGCCCAGGAGACCGCCACCCCGGTGGCCCGCACCCACGGCCTGGACCTGGGCACCGACGCGCGGCTGATCGAGGCCGGCAACAGCTTCGAGGGGCACCGCGTCACCGACGGGTCCGGCTCGATCCGCGACCCCCGCGTGTGGCCGCGGCTGTGGAACCCGTTCCAGCCCAGCTGGGGGGAGCCGTACGAGCAGCAGGTCGCCCGCATGACCGCGGTCGTGCGGGACGTGCGGGACGCCTTCCCCGGGCGGGAGTCCGTGCTCGTGAGCCACCAGCTGCCGGTGTGGGTGACGCGGCTGCGCGCCGAGCACCGCCCCCTCGTGCACGACCCCCGCAAGCGGCAGTGCGCCCTGGCCTCGGTGACGTCGCTGGAGTTCTCCGGCCGCACCCTCGTCTCGGTGGCCTACACCGAGCCCGCCGCCGACCTGCTCGTCGGGGCCGACCCCGTCCCGGGCGCCTGA